One window from the genome of Diospyros lotus cultivar Yz01 chromosome 11, ASM1463336v1, whole genome shotgun sequence encodes:
- the LOC127813776 gene encoding vesicle-associated protein 2-1, whose translation MPGGGQLISVQPEELKFQFELEKQSYCDLKVANSTEHYVAFKVKTTSPKKYFVRPNTGVIQPWDSCLIRVTLQAQKEYPPDMLCKDKFLLQSTIVSSDADADELPQDTFNKDSGKTIEECKLRVVYVSPQAADGNSEDEVLKGSKWSFDDNSDLQRLKEEREAAVRQTLQLEQELEVLNRQRNRKTDHPGFSFKFALLVGIIGIMVGLLLNFALSSPNPTE comes from the exons ATGCCCGGCGGTGGCCAGTTGATCTCAGTTCAACCTGAAGAGCTCAAGTTCCAAT TTGAGCTGGAGAAACAAAGTTATTGCGATCTTAAAGTTGCAAACAGCACAGAACATTATGTTGCCTTCAAG GTGAAAACCACCTCTCCAAAGAAATATTTCGTACGACCAAACACTGGTGTTATACAACCATGGGATTCGTGCCTTATAAGAG TTACCCTTCAAGCTCAAAAAGAATACCCTCCAGATATGCTATGCAAAGATAAATTTCTCTTACAGAGCACAATTGTATCTTCAGATGCTGATGCTGATGAGCTTCCACAAGATACT TTTAATAAAGACAGCGGAAAAACAATAGAGGAATGCAAGCTTAGGGTTGTCTATGTCTCTCCTCAAGCTGCTGATGGAAACTCAGAAGATGAAGTGTTAAAGGGCTCTAAATGGAGTTTTGATGATAACTCT GATTTGCAGCGCCTCAAGGAAGAGAGGGAGGCAGCTGTTAGACAGACACTGCAACTAGAGCAGGAACTG GAAGTGCTAAATAGACAAAGAAACCGGAAAACTGACCACCCTGGCTTCTCTTTCAAATTTGCACTTCTTGTTGGGATCATCGGAATCATGGTGGGCTTGCTTTTAAACTTTGCATTGTCTTCACCTAATCCAACAGAATAA